The Arachis ipaensis cultivar K30076 chromosome B03, Araip1.1, whole genome shotgun sequence region AACAAAgttataacataaaaattataaataataataataacaacaaaaggGGGGCAAAAAGGTAACAATTTAGGTTGCATAAGAAAACAGATAAGCCTATCTATAAAATTGGAGGCCATAGTTATTAACTAAAAAGTGTTCGGTGTTTGGCCTACTTACACGGTTAGGGATGCAATAAGGTCAGCATGAGTGAAGTTTAGCCCTGCATTATATTTGATGAAGTTTCCAGAGGCAGTATCGAATGAAAGATCAGTCCCAACAGCAACCAAATCATTTCCAACCACACCAGAAAAGTTAACAATGGGAGTTGCTGTCAATCCAAGGCTGGTGCTTATTCCAGCATACTCGTGCCGGTACTGGAGTTCAACCTATTAAACACCAATAGAGAGGAAATAAACTTATTGAGAATAACTTTATATGCTAGAATAGGTTAGCCACAAGTTAATACAAGAAAATCTATATTGACTTTCTATGCCATCGATCATCGATCGATACTGACTATTTTGAGATATATCAAAGAAAAATTACTATTCTTTTTACCTTGCCAGATTTCTGATCTGGGAAAATGAAGCTAAAAATGGATTTGAGTCCAGGTGCAGGTTCATCCACGGTAACAGTAGTAAGTAGCTGAAAAGTATCCAAGTCAATATAAAAGCTTGTAAAACATACATTTCAAAAGTTCTAACTAATCACTAAATTTTTGTCATACTGAGACTTGTGTATTTATTAGGCAACTTAAATATAAAAGCATACGTTAACTTCTTCTTACCACATTACAAAAATGATTAAAGGTATAGCAAATGTTTGCTTTGTTATGGTCACACAAAAGTAACTAGACACGAAACTTCTACAAATAGACAAAATGGGAGTGAACTAGTTATATACTCCCTGGATTCCATATTGATAATATGTAAGCGTATATTCATATACTGATGTATCTAGATATACCTTAATATACGAATCGTTGTACCAGAAAAATTCAAAACTAGCAAAAATGGAATGGAGGGAGTATCACTAATGAGACACCCCATGCAAAAACGGCAGCTATAATTAAAAAGTAATCGTTACAATTGTCAAATCAACTAGTATCAAGGGCAAAATCATGCCAGCAATAAATTTCAACTCACATTTGAATTCGAGTCAACTTTAATATCGGTTGTGATGTTCTTGTTCTTCAGCTTAGTGTTGACATCTGCCAAATATATCTCACCCTTCCTGATTCCAGTTGAAGTGATTTCCTGAGTATAGAAACACCAATTGAAACCATAAAATCAGCAGAATCGAccacaaaaattaaaagaataattataataataaccgaaatagtagaaaaataaaatgaaatttagaaaatgattaaaaattaaataaaaagctcCAATCAATAAAACAACACTTCCATGATTAAACTGCACCAGAAAATTCTGCTTCCAAGGTAAAATTTATTGTAGAATTTACCCCCAAAAATATGAGCTTACCACTCCAGTGGAAGTGTAAGTGGTGATAGTGAACTTGTGGTCGTTCTGATAATCCTTGAACAGAAGCTCTGCAATTCAATTTTTTGGTACAAATTAAACGAACACAAATCCATCAACAGACAGGGAAAAAACTGAATGAttaagaaaagtgaaaaagaaaaaaaaatcagataCCTCGAGCTTTCTTTCCGATATCGGAGTAGAGACCTGGACCATTCACCATGTTTTCCCCCGGAAAATAGAAACTAATATttatgagaaaagaaaaaaaaaagagggaaaatCTGTGTAGCGTGTAAAGTGTTCGAGGGTTTGAGCAATGCGAAGAACAAACCCTAATATTTGGGGAAGTGTTCGCCGAAACACAGAGGATGATCTACAGCCGTCGGATGTAATGTTAGATGAGGAGATGAATCTGTGGCCGTTGATTCGTAACACGAGGAAGTGGTGGCTCGAGAATCGGAACAAGGTGTTAAGTACTGGCGGCATATTCCGCCTCCATTTTggattctttcattttattttctttttcaatttatttattttgtttgtttataaAAAATTGGAATGTGTGACTGTTAGTATTTGATAATGCACGTGTCCAATACATTGGCACGTGTATTTTTCCTTTTATCTTAAAGGAAAacaaattggggttcaatttttTCGTTATGGAACCCATGAATGTGATGTACCTGGATATGGAAATAGGGCATGTTAGATAAAATTGTGGGACAGTTAGAATTCGGACCTTGCGAGTTCTGTGTTGACAAAAATTGCTtaacaaatcggagggtccgatttggtaggggttgaaatttgaatttcaaagcaTACAAATCGGATGGTgcgttttgtatatatatatgaatttttgTATGAATCTGTATTCTTAGCTACAACTCGGACCGTCCGACAAGCTATGAAGAACTCGCATGGTTCGATTTGTGGTGTTCTGATATCACATACAGGTCAAGCACCTCTCTTCTCCATAACCACGTTCAACCCAACTTTTGCCTccatattgaaattaaaaaacgACAAATTGGTAGCTTAAGGAAACTTtgtcagaaattattttttttatggatGCAGCCATGCAGGGGTGGTGTATTGGCTGGATATTGGGCAAGGGACAGGGACGAATTCAGAAATATTATTCTGGAGGGgtcaataacatatataatattaaaaaattatacaaaaaattatataatgtaaaatgtattacaaaaaaatatcgataaaagatatattttaacgtacaaaaaatatgtatgtattttttattaacgAAGTGGTCAATTTTTCGTATCATACAATTTatcgataatagaatttgtgtcaaaattttcagcaattttcttttcaatataattaaaagacaattagcaagaaattaacatttcattttgtttatgagttattcttcacaatattcatcGCTAAAAAGATCTCTCGGTTGTAATAGTTaaaacagagagaattaataccaaatgaatcaagaaggacgctcacaagaagaaaaaaatccactttataagattttaaaaattttatttaattaaaaaatattagtaataatatctttttcagatttttttaatattgttacttacttttttagatattagaaattattaatatttaagttAGGCtagacttttatttatattagactaaatactaaataaattttttaaaaaaattaaatcatacttaataacttattactattaatcttttttttaaaaggttGGGGGGCCGAGGCCTCCACTCGCCCCTCGTAGGTCCGTCNNNNNNNNNNNNNNNNNNNNNNNNNNNNNNNNNNNNNNNNNNNNNNNNNNNNNNNNNNNNNNNNNNNNNNNNNNNNNNNNNNNNNNNNNNNNNNNNNNNNNNNNNNNNNNNNNNNNNNNNNNNNNNNNNNNNNNNNNNNNNNNNNNNNNNNNNNNNNNNNNNNNNNNNNNNNNNNNNNNNNNNNNNNNNNCACGCTATGGGCGTGCTGACTCACCACGCAGGGGGCGTGGTGTCTGGAGACCCGTGAAGCGCAATAGAGATTCACGCGGAGTTCCAATGCTACTGCTGCACTACGCGGGGCGTGTTGCAGGCTGCCTGCTTGCAGGGGACAGCCCCCTCCGAAAATCAGCGagctcttctccttcttctatatATATGCATCGCCATTATTAACGAAATAGCTGCTCAAGGAAAGAAattagagaaaaagaaagaagtgtGGGCTGTCTCAGTGTATAGGTTTACGGTGAGAAGAGTGTAGTGAGTAGTAGTGAGTTAAAAGTTTATACggtgaaaaaaaattttagtttaaggaattaaaaaaaatggttgtgaatgtttattaaaatatttatatggattattatttaattaatgtaACATATATCTTTGTTGATGCAGTCTAACAGGAATTTGTTGGTGCGTAAACTGGATCCGCTACATAGGTGAAATCCGATGGTGGAGAACTACTTACGCGCCACGGGATTTTACCACGTCTCTAGGATTGGAGGATTTCACCCCCATTTTAGCTGCTCTGGTTGAAAGGTGGAAGTCAGAAACCCACACCTTTGTATTGCCGATCGGTGAGGTTACAGTGACATTGGAGGATGTCACTCACATATTCGGCCTACCCATTGATGGAGAGCCTGTCAGTGGATGGACAGATAGTAGTGGCGACTTCCTGCAAAGTCAGAGCATAGCGATATTTGGCCGTGAGCCATCAGTCAGTCATTCTTCGAAGTCCTATATAAAGCTGGGTTGGGTTCGACGTATCAGAGACGCGGAGCCGTTAGACACTGAGGAGTCCATCAGGAGATACGTCAGATGTCAGATCTTCTGTTTTAGGGTCGACCCTATTCACGGATAAGTCGACCGCATATGCCCATGCAAAATATCTATCATTACTTCGCGATTTTGAGCGGATCCATACTTATAGTTGGGGGTCAGCATGTCTCGCACATCTTTACAGAGCACTATGTCGTGCATCACGATATGATACAAAGGAGATGGATGACCCTCTGAATCTGTTGTTTGTTTGGGCATGGGAGCGAATGCCGTGTATTGCTCCCGTACCGAGACAAACCCTTCCACCGGCCGAGATACCCATTGCAAGGAGGTAATAAGTCTTATTTTAGTCCTGTGTTACATTCATGATGCATGTTTGACATATGGTGacttatttaaattttttctatTAATAATGTTTCAGGTGGAGTCATTCGGAACGAACCACAGCGTGGTTATCGAAGACTGAAGAGACATTCAGGCATGATATAGACTACATGCAGGAGGTAAATAGTTATGGTTCTTCTTATCCGTTTTTCCAACTATTATTGTTAGGGTTCTAATATACCAATAATACTGTGGCAGTTTAAGTGGCGCCCGTACGACGGATTGATCGTCCCCGACGAGTTGCATCCCCATCTTGAGGTGTGTGACATTGTTGCTCCGTTGTTGTCGTTCGAGTGTGTCGAGTGGCACCCTGCGGACCGAGTGATGCGTCAGTTTGGATATGTACAACCTCCTCCGCGGGCAGCAAAGGATATTCCACTTGACCAGCATTACATCGTTCTACGTGGAGTGCAGCTTCATGACTGGACAGTTTTGCATGGGCCATGGATAGCGGAGTGGGCCAACAGGCAACACAGTCGATTGCGGGATCTGCACCCCCTTCCAACCTGGGATTTTTTACCGACGGTGGAGTACCGGGATTGGTACATAGGCTCCTACAGACATCTGTTGATATTGTCGGGGCACGTTCCTCATCATCCACAGCCACCTCCCCCACAGCCACCTGCCCCTCAGCCACCTCAGCATGCAGTGTTTGAGTCATTTCCTTATTATATACCATAGCCACCAGCCTACAGTCATGGTAGCCATCACGCTTAGCGAAGCCACCACTCTCAGCACTCTCAGCAGAGCCACCACTCTCAGCACTCAGCGCAGCCACCACTCTCAGGGCAGCCACCATTCTCAGCACTCTCAGCACAGTCAACAAGGTCAGTCCGGCCAGCATCATGATCCCGTACTTACCATTCCTTTCGGTCATAATTGGTTTGACTTCTCCAGCGAAAGAAACGGAGATCAACAGCTACCGCATTGGACCAACGCTGGGGTGGGTGGCTGGTCAGATTTTAGTGGTATCCCTTCACCGTCGGTGTCGGCTGTTCCACATAGGGCATCAGTAGATATGGCCCATGGTTTGCGGCATCGTACTTCCGACCACATGTCAGAGAGTGCGTCATGTGATAGCAGTTTTATCTAGCGTCAGTGGGCATACGCAGTTGTTGACACGTTCAAGCCCGGTCCATCCGCTCCGGCATAGGCAGGCGGGTTGGCCGCTTCTACGGAGGCAGGTGGTTCGGGAGCTCCGGCAGTGGATGATTCAGTTCGAGGTCACCCATATGACCTACGGACGGAGCGAAATCCACCTGATAGGTATATTCCATCGCGGTTCAGTCAGGGCATTATGGGTAAGGGACTGAACTGGTTTGTTGAAAAGAAGTGAGCTTGGGTTTAGgttttttagattttattttcaaaattaagttaatGTAAATCGTGTTTAATGTTTGGTTTGTTAACTTATGTAATTCGTAGTTCTTTTTTGTatatttaaaagaaattaaattaatgacAATATTAAGCGGACATTAAAATATCAATGGATAGACTCCAATTGAAAAATACAAACACGTCGAATTTCAAAAGCATCAACTGACAAAATgcaaattaaaaaatacaaacatGACCGTATTAAACTATGAAGCAGCACCACTCGGTCCAGCATGCTGAGGACACCTACTCCACTATGACCCTGAGCACCACAGAGACGGCATATCCGAGGACCACACATGTCGCGTGAGTCCATTTCATTCAAGTATCAGGTTAGTTTAGGCCTGCCTTTAGACGTTCGCCTCAGGGCGGGATTAGCGACCAATGTGGGTCCCTCATAAGCAGGCCATGTCTCGGGATCACCTAATGGTGTGAACTCAAATCTATATACCTTACGAACCTCTGTCATCTTGTACACATCATGCACATACAACTGCCAATCGAGACACTGGTTAGCACAGTAAGCAATAACAAGACGACATGGTATTCGTTCAACCTGAAAGTGCCCACAGTCACACGTCCGTCGCGCAAGATCAACAACTAACACCTTTCCGGTAGTCATTTTGTGCACCTCAAACACCTCATTTCGTCTATCAAAGCGGTGCACAACTATATTCCCAGCTTGTTGCATATTTGCTTCTATCCGCTGTTATGCAAATACGGAGTACATAAATCCAGCACGCTTGCGTTCGTGACTCTCGGCACTCTTCTGCGTAAAAAGTTCATCTTCGTCGCCGGCCTCATAAGTGGCTTCAAAGTCCTATTCGCTATCACTATTCATTCCTTCGTACACTGCAGTTCTATCATCATCTATATCTATATCATTTTGAACTGCCACTGCCTCTACAGTTTCAAACTCAACGTACAACTCAATCTGTGCGTGTTGCATCTGAGTCTGCCGGTGAATTTGAAACATATTCTGCGTACTCGCTTCATCAGTGATCGACATGGCATCAAATTGTATTAGACCACCAAAAACTACAATCGGATTCCGGTACAAAATTATGCTCACTCTCATTAACGTACCGTTCTCCATGCTTTGACAGAGGCCGTTCTGCAGCTCCATTAACGTCATCGTGCATGGAACCACAAACGAAAACGAATTCTGGGACACAAACCTCACTCCCTCATGAGTATTATGTATTATCTCACCGTTGCGATACACCACCAAGTTTGTGGTGCCCTCCATTACACTAACAACAGCCTCAAAGAACACTCAAAACACACTCAAATCTTCTTCAGTATGCAAAATACTATCGAGCTCTGCCTTATATAGAGAGGTGAACTTAACACGCCCCCACGTATTGCCTGCCTCAGCCAATCACGCTTTGACACGTGTCAGAACGCCCCCCGCGTGCTGACTCAGCACGCCCCCCACGTGCTGCATACTTGGACCAATGCATGTTCGCCACGTCAGCACTCCCCCCACGTACTTCCCCTCCTAAGCCAACCAGTCTTCACCACGTCAGCACGCCCCCTGCATGCTGACTAAGCACGCCCCCTGGGTGCTGAATAGTTGGCTCAACCTCATCCAGCCACGTCGCTTCCACGCCCCCCACGTGGTTCAGGCAACACGCCTCTGCGTGTTGTGCTTCCATCTGATACGTCCACATATGTGTAATACACACAGTATACCCATTTTCAGCCAATACACCACAATATTTTCTATATCTAAATTAATGAGCCAAAATTTGTGTTAAACGAACTTGTGTTTGTGCTAAAACCATAGTGAATGATgatcaacaaaaagaaaaacaatacaATAGTGAATAATAGGTAGATagctatataaaaaatatttcactTATAGCATGTTATATTGAATTGAATTCTTTTAAAGCTAATTGCGATGTATTGTTAACAGTACATATTATTTTCCTGTATTCTAATTAGATATATGAATTTCATATATCATATTAGATATAGTGATATatatgttaggaaattattttaattttttaatttatttgtggcaatacatatattaattataatcacaaattatgttatttcaaattaaatgacttatataatgatgatctcatttattgttataaatgctaaattgaataagtcattattacttttgatttggaattaaatgagaataaaatcagatattatcttttgttccttagataattatcttttggattttagatatattatcttttggattttagatactattttatttagattttagagtttaatgggtgtcatgctcaaatataaataggccttcagggtttcggtccccaatataccaaagccgtctttgttgctctttccccatcaaaagagttgcagttcagccgcctaggaatacagaaggctttggttgaggaagatcgaaaaaaaccacaagatccaaattctTCCATTAATTTCTGACTCTTATAAGTAAAGGTACGCTTCCACTTTATGTTATGTTTTTGGTGATTTAATATAGATAATCTGGGTCAATAAAACTATTTAtttcaacaagtggtatcagagcaattcataatttaatcataaaaaatatttagtttttattttaattactgaATTGATACATAGATCGATATATATGTGTCattatgattatatatatatgaggTAGTCTTTCAGTTCggcaaaatttttgtttttattttttttataataagtaataaatttatt contains the following coding sequences:
- the LOC107631907 gene encoding mitochondrial outer membrane protein porin of 36 kDa: MVNGPGLYSDIGKKARELLFKDYQNDHKFTITTYTSTGVEITSTGIRKGEIYLADVNTKLKNKNITTDIKVDSNSNLLTTVTVDEPAPGLKSIFSFIFPDQKSGKVELQYRHEYAGISTSLGLTATPIVNFSGVVGNDLVAVGTDLSFDTASGNFIKYNAGLNFTHADLIASLTVNDKGDTVNASYYHVVSPLTNTAVGAELSHSFSSNENMLTIGTQHALDPLTLVKARVNNYGRANAVIQHDWNPRTRVSLSGEVDTGAIEKSAKVGLAVALKP
- the LOC107633972 gene encoding uncharacterized protein LOC107633972, with the translated sequence MQQAGNIVVHRFDRRNEVFEVHKMTTGKVLVVDLARRTCDCGHFQVERIPCRLVIAYCANQCLDWQLYVHDVYKMTEVRKVYRFEFTPLGDPETWPAYEGPTLVANPALRRTSKGRPKLT